In Chryseobacterium gotjawalense, the following are encoded in one genomic region:
- a CDS encoding ISAon1 family transposase N-terminal region protein — translation MLNETEVLKFLLPEFLIDHFEIVKFEEVSKVLHLYFEEKNTIPKEFSSLTLQSKGFLPEIMVDDFPLRGKSVKLHIKRRRWTDVKSANIIQRDWNLIAKGTRMTHDFAEFLKKISRY, via the coding sequence ATGCTAAATGAAACAGAAGTCCTCAAATTTTTATTACCTGAATTTTTAATTGACCATTTTGAGATTGTGAAATTCGAAGAAGTAAGTAAAGTGCTACATCTTTATTTTGAAGAAAAAAATACGATTCCAAAGGAGTTTTCTTCTCTTACTTTGCAGTCAAAGGGTTTTCTGCCGGAAATAATGGTAGATGATTTTCCACTGCGCGGAAAGTCCGTGAAACTGCATATCAAACGCCGAAGATGGACGGATGTAAAATCCGCAAACATTATTCAAAGAGACTGGAATCTCATCGCCAAAGGAACTCGCATGACACATGATTTTGCGGAGTTCTTAAAAAAAATCAGCCGATACTAA
- the pckA gene encoding phosphoenolpyruvate carboxykinase (ATP): protein MKNIKIIQQLHNLGITGYEEVSYNPSYEELYTAEMSCKNAGFEKGAVTKSGAVAVKTGVFTGRSPKDRFIVKDDVSKDTIHWDGKVNLPTTPEIFESCKNLVLKQLSSSKKIYVVDAFCGTNPDTRLKVRFIMEVAWQAHFVTNMFIRPSNFELENFGEPDFIVMNGSKTTNPNWKEQGLNSENFVMFNLTDRIQIIGGTWYGGEMKKGMFAIMNYYLPLKGMASMHCSANVGEEGDVALFFGLSGTGKTTLSADPKRYLIGDDEHGWDDNGVFNFEGGCYAKVIDLSEEKEPDIFKAIRRDSLLENVVVNEYGEADYTDNSITENTRVSYPIYHISKIVLPSKAGHAKKIVYLSADAFGVLPPVSVLDEDQAQYHFLCGYTSKLAGTERGITEPEPSFSPAFGEAFLTLHPTMYSKTLIGKMKEHGAKAYLVNTGWNGTGKRISLKDTRAIIDAIIDGSIDNAGKITIPVMNLQIPTALPNVSEGILDPRSTYASASEWEVKAKDLAARYIKNFEQYCDNDEARRLVDAGPQL from the coding sequence TACGAAGAAGTATCTTACAATCCGAGCTACGAAGAATTGTACACTGCGGAAATGTCCTGCAAAAATGCGGGTTTCGAAAAAGGTGCAGTGACCAAATCTGGGGCTGTGGCTGTAAAAACCGGTGTCTTTACCGGCCGTTCACCGAAAGACCGTTTTATTGTAAAAGATGATGTAAGCAAAGATACCATTCATTGGGATGGTAAAGTCAACTTGCCAACCACTCCGGAAATTTTTGAAAGTTGTAAAAATTTGGTTTTAAAGCAATTGTCTTCATCAAAAAAAATATATGTGGTTGATGCATTTTGCGGGACCAATCCGGATACAAGACTGAAAGTCCGTTTCATTATGGAGGTTGCATGGCAGGCTCATTTCGTGACCAATATGTTCATCCGTCCTTCTAACTTTGAATTAGAAAATTTCGGCGAGCCGGATTTCATCGTGATGAACGGTTCTAAAACAACCAATCCAAACTGGAAAGAGCAGGGATTGAATTCTGAGAATTTCGTAATGTTCAATCTTACCGACAGGATACAGATTATCGGTGGAACATGGTACGGCGGAGAAATGAAGAAAGGAATGTTTGCCATTATGAACTATTACCTTCCATTAAAAGGAATGGCATCGATGCACTGTTCTGCAAATGTGGGTGAAGAAGGAGATGTTGCTTTGTTCTTCGGTCTTTCAGGAACCGGTAAAACGACGCTTTCTGCAGATCCAAAAAGATATTTGATTGGTGACGATGAGCATGGCTGGGATGACAACGGAGTTTTCAATTTCGAAGGCGGTTGTTATGCAAAAGTAATCGATCTTTCAGAAGAAAAAGAACCGGATATTTTCAAAGCAATCAGAAGAGATTCTTTGTTAGAAAATGTGGTCGTTAATGAATACGGAGAGGCGGATTACACTGATAATTCAATTACCGAAAACACCAGAGTTTCATATCCGATTTATCATATCAGTAAAATTGTATTACCGTCAAAAGCGGGACATGCCAAAAAAATTGTTTATCTGTCAGCAGACGCGTTCGGAGTATTGCCTCCGGTTTCTGTATTAGATGAAGATCAGGCACAATATCATTTCCTTTGTGGATATACCTCAAAATTAGCAGGCACCGAAAGAGGGATTACAGAACCGGAACCATCATTCTCGCCGGCATTTGGTGAGGCATTTTTAACATTGCACCCGACCATGTATTCTAAAACCTTAATCGGGAAAATGAAAGAACACGGTGCGAAAGCTTATTTGGTAAACACCGGCTGGAACGGAACTGGAAAAAGAATCTCTTTGAAAGACACCCGTGCAATCATCGATGCTATTATTGATGGATCAATCGACAATGCAGGAAAAATAACAATTCCTGTAATGAATTTGCAAATCCCTACTGCATTGCCAAATGTTTCAGAAGGAATCCTTGACCCAAGATCAACTTACGCAAGCGCTTCTGAATGGGAGGTTAAAGCGAAAGATCTGGCAGCACGTTACATCAAAAACTTCGAACAATATTGTGATAATGATGAAGCGAGAAGATTAGTAGACGCAGGACCTCAGTTGTAA
- a CDS encoding carboxypeptidase-like regulatory domain-containing protein has translation MVRIILLFALCFSASLFSQQVSGTVTDEEKSPLPAVLVFNMKTEQKTYTNLNGEFTIEASVNSELRFIRQGFERRSKVIRERDFTNPLIVSILRIPGEIEEVKIAYKPIGDLNKDLKNYGDTKSVKKLKGETAKYIRSESTEEVLAPKSGEFVQPVGQGFFIGGPNSQWDDVDFMQFLIENLGNDFFTDDLQLNPSEIQPFIYYVFQNFERREVLFRGICTQYDLSRFIKEAISKLEVYRKNLPNVPPKKKKNK, from the coding sequence ATGGTTCGAATTATTTTATTGTTTGCTCTCTGCTTTTCTGCCTCGCTATTTTCTCAGCAAGTTTCGGGAACGGTAACCGATGAAGAGAAAAGCCCACTTCCTGCAGTTTTGGTTTTTAATATGAAAACCGAACAGAAAACCTATACGAATCTCAATGGTGAATTTACAATCGAAGCTTCTGTAAATAGTGAACTGCGATTTATTCGTCAGGGTTTTGAGCGGCGTTCTAAAGTAATACGGGAGCGGGATTTTACCAATCCTCTTATAGTTTCTATTCTCAGGATTCCGGGAGAAATTGAAGAGGTGAAAATTGCCTATAAACCAATAGGAGATTTAAATAAAGACCTCAAAAATTATGGCGATACAAAATCTGTGAAAAAATTAAAAGGGGAGACCGCAAAGTATATCCGTTCAGAATCTACAGAAGAAGTTTTAGCCCCAAAATCTGGCGAATTTGTTCAGCCAGTCGGACAGGGTTTTTTTATCGGAGGACCCAATTCACAATGGGATGATGTAGATTTTATGCAATTTCTCATCGAAAATTTGGGAAATGATTTTTTTACAGACGATTTACAACTCAACCCATCAGAAATCCAGCCTTTTATTTACTATGTTTTTCAAAACTTTGAGAGAAGAGAAGTCTTGTTTCGTGGTATTTGCACGCAATATGATCTTTCCAGATTTATCAAAGAAGCGATCAGTAAATTAGAAGTTTATCGCAAAAATTTACCGAATGTACCACCCAAAAAAAAGAAAAATAAATGA
- a CDS encoding ISAon1 family transposase: MYGVNGKKFQRQYKKSISDFKDWDQKQHAEDWILYTENLSDQLSLDEVALSDGELYTVLTSKKAKGKKGSIVAIIKGTQSDKVIEQILKISRKFRQKVKEITLDMAGSMKLIAKRCFPNAIQVIDRFHVQKLATEALQDLRIQHRWQAIELENNCLTEAKEKKKTPEIEIFENGDTRKQLLARSRYLLYKTREKWTSTQNERAQILFYHYPDLEKAYNLSDGLRKIYNQNIQKSVAILKLAHWFKEVEECGFKSFSVLMKTIMNHYNDILNYFDQRSTNASAESFNAKIKNFRLQLRGVRDKSFFLFRLSKIFA; this comes from the coding sequence ATGTATGGCGTAAATGGAAAGAAATTTCAAAGACAATATAAAAAAAGCATCAGCGATTTTAAAGACTGGGATCAAAAACAACACGCTGAAGACTGGATCTTATATACTGAAAACCTCTCTGACCAGCTTTCTTTAGATGAAGTCGCTCTTTCAGACGGGGAATTATACACCGTTCTTACTTCCAAGAAAGCGAAAGGCAAAAAAGGAAGCATCGTAGCCATTATTAAAGGTACTCAAAGCGATAAAGTCATTGAACAGATTCTGAAAATCAGCAGAAAATTCCGACAGAAAGTTAAAGAGATCACGCTCGACATGGCAGGTTCAATGAAACTCATTGCCAAAAGATGTTTTCCCAATGCCATTCAGGTCATCGACCGTTTTCATGTTCAGAAGCTCGCCACAGAAGCATTGCAAGACCTCAGGATACAACATCGGTGGCAAGCCATTGAATTGGAAAACAACTGTTTGACAGAAGCAAAAGAAAAGAAGAAAACTCCTGAAATTGAAATTTTTGAAAATGGTGATACCAGAAAGCAACTCTTGGCAAGAAGCCGATATTTACTCTACAAGACCAGGGAAAAGTGGACATCAACACAAAATGAAAGAGCACAAATACTGTTCTATCACTATCCTGATTTAGAAAAAGCGTATAATTTATCAGACGGGCTGAGGAAAATTTACAATCAAAATATTCAAAAGTCTGTAGCAATCCTAAAATTAGCACATTGGTTCAAAGAAGTAGAAGAATGTGGGTTTAAATCATTTTCAGTACTCATGAAGACCATTATGAATCATTACAATGACATTCTCAATTATTTTGACCAAAGAAGCACCAATGCGTCGGCCGAATCTTTTAATGCGAAAATAAAAAACTTCAGATTACAACTTCGAGGGGTAAGAGACAAATCATTTTTCCTTTTCAGATTATCCAAAATTTTTGCGTAG